From the bacterium genome, one window contains:
- a CDS encoding glycosidase, translating into MKSAVSKTLSALKARHQRLLNLKNKVDPHSYNGWYDRWVNPVLTADHAPLEWRFDLNLKRNPLLLERMGVNATLNSGAMEWGKGIVLSVRVEGADRKSFFAIAESKTGVDGFRFWNEPVVMPETAIPDTNVYDMRLVRHEDGWIYGLFCTERKDPQAGPGDLSSAVAQCGIARTKDLVKWERLPDLKSRSAQQRNVVLHPEFIKGQYLFYTRPQDSFIEAGSGGGIGWALAKSMERAVIGEEKIVDPRVYHTIKEAKNGLGPAPIKTPKGWLHLAHGVRNTAAGLRYVVYLFLADLKEPWRVTHRPGGYFIVPQGDERIGDVSNVVFSNGWVAKADGRVFIYYGASDTRTQVATTTVERLLDYALNTPEDGLRSAECVRQRIALIRGNRGR; encoded by the coding sequence ATGAAATCAGCTGTTAGCAAGACCCTCTCGGCGCTCAAGGCACGCCACCAACGGTTGTTGAATTTAAAAAACAAGGTGGATCCCCATTCCTATAACGGGTGGTATGACCGGTGGGTCAACCCGGTACTGACGGCTGATCATGCGCCCCTGGAGTGGCGGTTCGACCTGAACTTGAAACGCAATCCCCTGTTGCTTGAGCGCATGGGCGTCAACGCCACCCTCAATTCCGGTGCGATGGAATGGGGGAAGGGGATCGTGCTGAGCGTGCGCGTCGAAGGGGCTGACCGGAAATCCTTCTTTGCCATTGCCGAGAGCAAGACGGGCGTGGACGGGTTCCGCTTCTGGAACGAACCGGTCGTGATGCCCGAAACCGCGATTCCCGACACCAATGTCTACGATATGCGGCTCGTCCGGCACGAAGATGGCTGGATCTACGGCTTGTTTTGTACGGAGCGCAAGGATCCCCAGGCGGGCCCCGGCGATTTGTCCAGTGCGGTGGCGCAGTGCGGCATTGCCCGCACGAAGGATCTGGTTAAATGGGAGCGCCTGCCGGACCTGAAATCCCGGTCGGCCCAGCAGCGCAATGTGGTGCTGCACCCGGAATTCATCAAGGGGCAGTACCTGTTTTATACCCGGCCCCAGGACAGCTTTATCGAGGCCGGTAGCGGGGGCGGCATCGGCTGGGCCTTGGCCAAATCCATGGAGCGCGCGGTCATCGGGGAAGAGAAGATTGTCGATCCCCGCGTGTATCATACGATCAAGGAAGCGAAGAACGGCCTGGGTCCGGCGCCCATCAAGACCCCCAAGGGCTGGCTGCATCTGGCGCATGGGGTCCGCAATACGGCGGCGGGATTGCGGTACGTGGTGTATCTCTTTCTGGCGGATTTGAAAGAACCCTGGCGGGTGACCCATCGGCCCGGCGGCTATTTCATTGTGCCGCAGGGTGACGAACGCATCGGCGATGTGTCGAATGTCGTATTCAGCAACGGTTGGGTGGCTAAGGCGGATGGCCGCGTGTTTATCTATTACGGAGCCTCGGATACCCGGACCCAGGTTGCCACGACCACGGTGGAACGGTTATTGGACTATGCCCTTAATACGCCGGAGGATGGCTTGCGCAGCGCCGAATGTGTGCGGCAGCGCATCGCCCTGATCCGGGGCAACCGGGGCCGGTAG
- a CDS encoding LacI family DNA-binding transcriptional regulator produces the protein MTLRKVAEKAGVAIDTVRKALRDDPTIRSYLKERVLKAAEEIDYHPNLVARALREKALQIVPISVNELQNPYFGSLALHLSQCLSEQGLEPALCLDAEHLLKLSRTLSPCGSILGYGYSDEAVRLLGKRQKVVSVGVEMKTIPGMGMVFIDFAEAYQSIAKTLKRMGRRSVAVHSITMADYVQRGETSRKFGAAINSLSESGLKLVRIDGRDFFTDLEVIPRFLAAHPRALDTVICENDQVATRLYGALMSRGIRVPEDVLIVGCDANLMMPGTLSIKIDTKAVAQEAVGLLLRLLDGVKNPAARVFKPVAVDESGMLETK, from the coding sequence ATGACATTGCGGAAAGTAGCGGAAAAAGCGGGAGTGGCGATCGACACGGTGCGCAAAGCGCTCCGTGACGACCCTACGATCCGTTCCTACCTCAAGGAGCGGGTGCTTAAGGCGGCCGAAGAGATTGATTATCACCCCAATCTGGTGGCCCGTGCCCTTCGTGAGAAAGCCCTGCAGATTGTCCCCATCTCCGTCAATGAACTGCAAAACCCATATTTCGGGAGTTTGGCGCTTCACCTGTCCCAGTGTTTGTCTGAGCAGGGGTTGGAGCCGGCCCTCTGCCTGGATGCTGAACATTTATTGAAGCTCAGCCGAACGTTGTCTCCCTGTGGCAGCATTCTGGGCTATGGTTATTCTGACGAGGCGGTGCGCCTGCTGGGCAAACGTCAGAAAGTCGTGAGTGTGGGCGTTGAGATGAAAACCATTCCAGGAATGGGCATGGTGTTCATTGATTTTGCTGAGGCTTATCAGTCGATTGCCAAAACCTTGAAGCGGATGGGGCGACGCAGTGTGGCCGTGCATTCGATTACGATGGCCGACTATGTCCAGAGAGGGGAGACCTCCCGCAAATTCGGTGCCGCCATCAATAGTCTGAGCGAATCAGGCTTGAAGCTTGTCCGGATTGACGGCCGTGATTTCTTCACGGATCTTGAGGTGATTCCCAGGTTTCTGGCGGCTCATCCGCGAGCGCTGGATACCGTTATCTGTGAAAATGACCAGGTGGCCACCCGGCTATACGGAGCCCTGATGTCACGTGGCATCCGCGTCCCTGAAGACGTATTGATTGTGGGCTGTGACGCCAACCTGATGATGCCCGGTACCCTGTCGATCAAGATTGACACCAAGGCCGTCGCTCAGGAAGCGGTGGGACTGTTGCTCCGGTTGTTGGATGGGGTGAAGAATCCGGCGGCCCGGGTGTTCAAACCTGTGGCTGTGGATGAATCCGGGATGCTTGAAACAAAATAG
- a CDS encoding sugar phosphate isomerase/epimerase encodes MRINQIAAQLYTVRDYLKTPADIAVSLKKIRQIGYEAVQVSGMGPIDEAELNRILAGEGLICCATHEDGNKILNETEVVIERLQKLNCRYTAYPWPAGVDFSTLQNVLDLAAKLDAAGKKMRKAGQVLTYHNHGIELMHVDGKPALDWIYEKSNKKNLQGEIDTFWIQNGGADPVAWCKKLKNRLPLIHLKDYTVMEHKPSFAAVGQGNLNMPAIVKAAEKAGCEWFIVEQDDCYGRDPFDNLAISYAYLKGLAT; translated from the coding sequence ATGAGAATTAATCAGATTGCGGCTCAATTGTACACGGTCCGGGACTATCTCAAAACCCCGGCGGATATCGCTGTCAGTTTGAAGAAAATACGCCAGATCGGGTACGAGGCGGTTCAGGTGTCCGGGATGGGCCCCATTGATGAAGCTGAACTCAACCGGATCCTGGCGGGGGAGGGCCTGATCTGCTGCGCCACCCATGAGGACGGGAATAAAATCCTCAATGAAACCGAAGTGGTCATCGAGCGCTTGCAGAAACTGAACTGCCGGTATACCGCTTATCCCTGGCCGGCCGGTGTCGATTTCAGCACGCTCCAGAATGTGCTGGATCTTGCGGCCAAGCTGGATGCCGCCGGGAAGAAGATGCGTAAAGCGGGCCAGGTATTGACCTATCATAACCACGGCATCGAACTGATGCATGTGGACGGCAAGCCGGCTTTGGATTGGATTTATGAGAAGAGCAACAAGAAGAACCTTCAGGGCGAAATCGATACGTTCTGGATTCAAAATGGCGGCGCGGATCCCGTGGCCTGGTGCAAGAAGCTCAAAAACCGCCTGCCGTTGATCCACCTTAAAGATTATACGGTGATGGAGCATAAACCCAGTTTCGCGGCGGTGGGGCAGGGCAATTTAAACATGCCTGCCATTGTCAAGGCGGCGGAAAAGGCCGGCTGTGAATGGTTTATCGTGGAGCAGGACGACTGCTACGGGCGTGACCCCTTTGATAATCTGGCCATCAGCTATGCCTACCTCAAGGGACTGGCGACTTAA
- a CDS encoding N,N'-diacetylchitobiose phosphorylase: MQYGYFDAKNREYVITRPDTPRPWSNYLGTREYGAIITNHAGGYSFYKSAALGRFLRLRFNSVPLDQPGRYFYLRDAESGDFWSASWQPVGKPLDQYKSICRHGTGYTVIESEYAGIRSETTYFVPRGQTFEYWRLRVTNTTQVPRQISLFSYCEFASNWSTSQDLVNLQYSAYITEATWKDGLLQIAINNHLPADPANFVNNDQGRWSWMTLVGAPVAAFDSDRDAFLGPYGTYAHPAALESGRCSGSLAYGDNACGSLQSDLRLNPGETREIIVMLGVGKAAEAGRPAVAEFGSPARCEEELQKMKAGWHAQLDGVEVTTPDESFNHMVNMWNPYNALITFAWSRSASLVYNGERDGLGFRDSVQDVLGVAAMIPDECRARLELLLTGQVSHGGAMPQVFPFSHQPGHETPPPPERLRSDDCLWFFNAVPLYVAETGDLEFYRKVLPFADQGEATVLEHLRRALEFNLTRTGRNGLPCGLEADWNDCLRLGYHGESVFVAFQVRFGLGVYAEVATRLGLMDEAAWAECERTRLDERIQARCWDGKWFIWAIGEDGTVYGSQTHPEGQVYLNTQVWAVMSGAATPEQARQALQAVKDQLATPYGLMLCAPPFVKTKVDVMRAVLFVPGTKENAGIFSHPQSWAVMAECLQGQGDQAYAYYRAFMPAAFNDRADVREVEPYVHCQSTHSRYSPRFGVSRVPWLSGTASWSCFTAMHYILGIRPELDGLRIDPCIPSSWPAFRVCRRFRGMNLNVVVRNPAKVCRGVKRLTVDGREQAGTLIPLDALRDQSVIQVELG, from the coding sequence ATGCAGTACGGGTATTTTGATGCGAAAAACCGCGAATATGTGATTACCCGGCCAGACACCCCGCGGCCTTGGAGCAATTATCTGGGCACGCGGGAGTATGGCGCGATTATTACGAATCACGCGGGTGGCTACAGCTTCTACAAGTCGGCCGCCCTTGGGCGTTTTCTCCGGCTCCGGTTCAACAGTGTTCCCCTGGATCAGCCGGGACGGTATTTCTATTTGAGAGATGCCGAATCGGGCGATTTCTGGTCGGCCTCCTGGCAACCAGTGGGCAAACCGCTTGATCAATACAAGAGTATCTGCCGTCATGGTACCGGGTACACGGTGATCGAGTCCGAGTATGCCGGAATCCGTTCAGAAACCACCTATTTTGTGCCGCGCGGTCAGACGTTCGAGTACTGGCGGTTGCGGGTGACCAACACGACTCAGGTGCCGCGCCAGATCTCCCTCTTCAGCTATTGCGAGTTTGCCAGTAACTGGAGCACCTCCCAGGATCTGGTGAATCTGCAATACAGTGCCTATATCACGGAAGCAACCTGGAAGGACGGGCTGCTCCAGATCGCCATTAATAATCATCTGCCCGCCGATCCCGCGAATTTTGTGAATAACGATCAGGGCCGCTGGTCGTGGATGACGCTGGTGGGGGCGCCGGTGGCGGCCTTTGACTCAGACCGCGATGCCTTTCTGGGGCCCTACGGGACCTATGCCCATCCGGCTGCGCTTGAGTCGGGCCGGTGTTCCGGATCATTGGCCTATGGCGACAATGCCTGCGGCAGTCTCCAGTCTGACCTCCGCCTCAACCCCGGAGAAACCCGGGAGATTATCGTCATGTTGGGCGTTGGCAAAGCCGCTGAAGCGGGGCGACCTGCGGTGGCCGAGTTTGGTAGCCCGGCCCGTTGCGAGGAGGAGTTGCAGAAGATGAAGGCCGGCTGGCATGCGCAGCTGGACGGGGTTGAGGTGACCACTCCTGATGAGTCCTTTAATCACATGGTCAACATGTGGAACCCCTATAATGCCCTGATCACGTTCGCCTGGTCCCGCTCGGCCAGTCTGGTCTATAACGGAGAGCGCGATGGCCTTGGCTTCCGGGATTCCGTTCAGGATGTGCTCGGGGTGGCCGCCATGATCCCTGATGAGTGCCGTGCCCGGCTTGAACTTCTGCTGACCGGGCAGGTATCCCATGGCGGGGCGATGCCACAGGTGTTCCCTTTCTCCCATCAGCCCGGGCACGAGACTCCGCCGCCCCCGGAGCGGTTGCGTTCGGACGACTGCCTATGGTTCTTCAATGCCGTTCCGCTTTACGTGGCCGAAACCGGGGACCTGGAGTTCTATCGCAAGGTGCTCCCGTTCGCCGATCAGGGGGAGGCCACGGTGCTGGAGCATTTGCGGCGCGCCCTGGAATTCAATCTGACCCGCACCGGCCGGAACGGGCTCCCTTGCGGGCTGGAGGCCGACTGGAATGACTGTCTGCGGTTGGGCTATCACGGGGAGAGCGTGTTTGTGGCGTTTCAGGTCCGGTTCGGACTCGGGGTGTATGCGGAGGTGGCCACCCGGCTGGGCTTGATGGATGAGGCGGCATGGGCCGAGTGCGAGCGAACCCGGCTGGATGAGCGCATCCAGGCCCGGTGCTGGGATGGCAAGTGGTTTATCTGGGCGATCGGCGAGGATGGCACCGTGTATGGTTCGCAGACCCACCCGGAGGGGCAGGTCTATCTGAATACCCAGGTGTGGGCGGTGATGAGCGGTGCGGCGACCCCGGAGCAGGCCCGGCAGGCATTGCAAGCCGTCAAGGACCAGCTGGCCACGCCCTACGGCCTCATGCTGTGCGCCCCTCCGTTCGTGAAAACCAAGGTGGATGTGATGCGGGCGGTTCTGTTTGTCCCCGGCACCAAGGAGAACGCCGGGATCTTCAGCCATCCCCAGAGCTGGGCCGTCATGGCCGAGTGCCTGCAGGGGCAGGGGGATCAGGCCTATGCTTATTACCGGGCCTTCATGCCGGCGGCCTTCAATGACCGGGCGGATGTCCGGGAAGTGGAGCCTTACGTCCACTGTCAGAGTACCCATTCCCGCTATTCGCCGCGCTTCGGGGTATCGCGGGTACCCTGGCTCTCCGGCACGGCCTCATGGAGTTGTTTTACGGCCATGCATTACATCCTCGGGATCCGCCCGGAGTTGGACGGCCTGCGTATCGATCCCTGTATTCCCTCGTCCTGGCCGGCCTTCAGGGTTTGCCGCCGTTTCCGGGGAATGAATCTGAACGTGGTCGTCCGCAATCCGGCCAAAGTCTGCCGGGGCGTGAAGCGTCTGACCGTCGATGGCCGGGAGCAGGCTGGAACATTGATTCCCTTGGACGCCCTGCGGGACCAGAGTGTGATTCAGGTGGAATTGGGGTGA